Proteins from a genomic interval of Acetobacterium woodii DSM 1030:
- a CDS encoding DEAD/DEAH box helicase family protein, giving the protein MNSREIQNFPQIAQENFQTPENWMTFLERSAWHYKHTFYNQMLIVFQRPDATAVTGIEAWNKKLNRTVNVGSKRIMIMDDHKKYEFKNVFDVSDTHKRNPNGPDFKLWSRENVEEAVIINRTMSNDQEVKIKHSLPEYIITEIKERNKDLFEYFQSEIQDSNRLYLSNLDERGFATLHDNSVTYQILARCGYNPRDYFNPDDFAQIKKINNFKSLIFLGNNVTSTTKPFLIEMGKTVQTIEMEQLKNQIEGELLNEQESGNIQTLGVDLSPGRRVSDPGYQTDDATQSGNREVRHVEKRISEGAQAGSIDGIDLRGQDQRTSGRNRSSSQKATGADHGGDDQKSSSAGQENSTIGMDGLYEQPSESGQRDRPSGTHLQLSLFKSGQEPIKPNQQAESLKPSAFSMPQHEIDVILRSAGNDRDSQLRIVAQYKKQLPTEDNVDFLKAEYRSGGKGFFIDEKEVAVWFDKNEFQIARGKSVQSNFMKTTLSWEQVEKRIGELLTSGLYTSQEQLDKVDGFERKELANKLWYLHQDRSGEFFMEDEIFQDGFPDSTERIAKLINDLEKLDKIITGLDGFAHKYKQDRSILRFHFHKPDELLKRLHDLKRERRDYRANGFDYQEPAMFITQDEVDAVLGSGSSMSGGKQRIVNYFSQDHSPQEKADFLKNEYGTGGRSHALSGADSSWLDYSAKGMLLRRDEAEKSILLSWPKVAKRIDELMTQGRYVIDEAKRIDDPEFKPEKPAISMVDIHELLINVTPDDYTRPVFYDLLSETKNNNEFGEVIKNTYLFSEVAVLGKFGDTYWQHLDQKGILFEKTADPSVNRFMSWSDIAVEVRELIETNRYVVPGAYQEMDPEPFVESYGETRSLITYDRDSEDPEASEVINESATDQDESDHSDQKKTDIKLPKPENYKIIADVLGEGSPRQKFKANVLAIQTLQVIEKEKRMATPGEQTILSRYVGWGGLPQAFDSDNIHWKPEVQELKELLSEDEYSSAKGSTLNAHYTAPVIIKAMYGALDQMGYTKGNILEPGMGVGHFFGLLPDAMKDSKLYGVELDNITGRIAKALYPEADISVCGFEKTQFSNNFFDVAIGNVPFGDYQVYDKAYDKHSFLIHDYFFSKSLDKVRDGGVVAFITSKGTLDKKSPMVRQYLAERAELIGAVRLPNNAFKANAGTEVTSDIIFLKKRDRMVLAADEPWVHLGMDENGIPMNQYFIDHPEMILGEMQMVSGRFGEESACLPIPGNDLSLALKKALGNLDYQFPQAEIEAENLIEDDRSSIPADPDVANYCYTLVDDELYYRENSQMKRMDKPVATTSRIVGLIGLRDCTRELIALQMENGSNGEIEKKQEELHTLYDAFTKKHDLINATGNRRAFDEDGSYWLLCALEVLNEDGSFKEKSDIFYKRTIRTNEVATAVDTSNEALLVSISEKAKVDLDYMSSLTGKPRDVIIADLEGLIFRDFGNLDPEQEFQNIFDHPKVPFVTADEYLSGNVRKKLDHIRQLSERLPQNQADKLLPNLNALEAAQPRDLEASEIEVRLGATWIEPDYIQDFMVDTFKPATFLVNSESIKIHYSPYTGVWNVQGKNADTDDNVLANVTYGTKRANAYRILEDSLNLKDIRIYDTTQNADGNDVRVLNKNETILASQKQELIKEAFREWIFQEPKRREVLTQKYNILFNSIRPREYEGSHVVLHGISPEIRLRDYQLNAIARGLYGGNTLLGHCVGAGKTFEMTAIAMESKYLGLSNKALFVVPNHLIGQWGAEFLALYPGANVLVARKKDFEPDNRKKFCSRIATGDYDAVIIGHSQFQKIPLSKAFQEKALDNQIDDVLLAIDDAKSNNAEQFTIKQLEKTRKSLEAHLNRLNDDTRKDGIITFEELGVDRLFVDEAQNFKNLFLYTKMRNVAGIGQSEAQKATDMFNKCQYLDQLTQNKGVVFATGTPISNSITELYTMMRYLQYDTLMDMNLGHFDAWASTFAEAITAIELSPEGTGYRSKTRLARFYNLPELMAVFKEVADIQTPDMLKLPVPKAIYEDVVIKPSDHQKEMLMELVNRADRVRKNLVEPYEDNMLKITNDGHKLALDQRLINPLLPDPEESKVNKSVENIVKVWQDSMDQRSAQLVFCDLSTPNKDGRFNVYQEIKNKAIEKGIPEDEIAFIHDADTDVKKTALFSKVRSGSVRVLIGSTPKMGAGTNVQDKLIALHHLDVPWRPADIAQQEGRILRQGNENPEVKIFRYITEQTFDSYSWVRHEVA; this is encoded by the coding sequence ATGAACTCAAGAGAAATACAAAATTTCCCCCAAATAGCGCAAGAAAATTTCCAGACACCGGAAAACTGGATGACCTTTCTGGAACGGTCGGCCTGGCATTATAAGCATACCTTTTATAATCAGATGCTGATCGTGTTTCAACGGCCGGATGCAACAGCGGTAACCGGAATTGAAGCCTGGAATAAAAAACTTAATCGAACCGTCAACGTTGGATCAAAGCGAATCATGATCATGGATGATCATAAGAAGTATGAATTTAAAAATGTCTTTGATGTGAGTGACACCCATAAACGCAACCCCAATGGCCCGGACTTTAAATTGTGGAGCCGGGAGAATGTAGAGGAAGCGGTTATAATTAATCGGACAATGAGTAACGATCAGGAAGTTAAAATTAAACACAGTCTGCCAGAATATATCATTACCGAAATAAAAGAACGAAATAAAGATCTGTTTGAATATTTTCAGTCCGAAATCCAGGATTCAAACAGACTTTATCTCAGTAATCTGGATGAGCGTGGATTTGCCACCCTGCATGATAACAGTGTGACCTATCAGATTCTAGCCCGATGTGGCTATAATCCCCGGGATTATTTTAATCCAGATGATTTTGCACAAATAAAAAAAATAAATAACTTTAAATCACTGATATTTTTGGGTAATAATGTAACGAGTACCACTAAACCATTTCTAATCGAAATGGGAAAAACAGTCCAGACCATTGAAATGGAACAATTGAAAAATCAAATAGAAGGAGAATTATTAAATGAGCAAGAATCAGGAAACATTCAAACCCTTGGAGTTGACTTATCACCAGGAAGGAGAGTTTCTGACCCCGGATATCAAACCGATGACGCCACCCAGTCAGGAAATCGGGAAGTACGGCATGTTGAGAAACGAATATCTGAAGGAGCACAAGCCGGATCTATTGATGGAATTGATCTTCGCGGACAAGATCAACGAACATCTGGTAGAAATCGATCAAGCAGCCAAAAGGCGACTGGAGCAGATCATGGCGGGGATGATCAAAAATCATCCAGCGCCGGACAAGAAAACTCAACCATTGGAATGGACGGGCTATATGAACAACCTTCAGAGTCAGGCCAACGAGATCGTCCTTCAGGAACTCATTTACAGTTAAGCCTGTTTAAGTCTGGACAGGAGCCAATAAAACCAAACCAACAAGCGGAGAGCCTTAAGCCCTCCGCTTTTTCTATGCCCCAGCATGAGATTGACGTGATCCTTCGCAGTGCTGGTAATGACCGGGATAGTCAGTTACGTATTGTCGCTCAATATAAGAAGCAGCTGCCGACTGAGGACAATGTAGATTTCCTCAAAGCGGAATACCGTAGCGGTGGCAAAGGTTTTTTTATTGACGAAAAAGAAGTGGCGGTCTGGTTTGATAAAAATGAGTTTCAGATAGCTCGGGGAAAATCAGTACAGAGCAATTTTATGAAAACCACCCTATCCTGGGAACAGGTTGAAAAACGGATCGGGGAACTGCTTACTAGTGGTCTTTATACTAGTCAGGAACAGTTAGATAAGGTTGATGGTTTTGAACGTAAAGAATTGGCAAACAAACTCTGGTATCTGCATCAGGATCGATCCGGGGAATTTTTCATGGAGGATGAAATTTTCCAGGATGGTTTTCCGGATAGTACGGAACGGATTGCGAAACTAATTAATGATCTTGAAAAACTGGATAAAATCATTACTGGACTGGACGGTTTTGCCCATAAATATAAACAAGACCGATCCATTTTGCGCTTCCATTTTCACAAGCCGGATGAGTTGTTAAAGCGACTCCATGACCTAAAACGGGAGCGCCGGGACTATCGAGCGAACGGGTTTGATTACCAGGAACCGGCGATGTTTATCACCCAGGACGAAGTGGATGCCGTTTTAGGTAGTGGTAGCAGTATGTCCGGTGGAAAACAACGGATCGTCAACTATTTTAGTCAAGATCACTCCCCCCAGGAAAAAGCGGATTTCCTTAAAAATGAATATGGAACAGGTGGCAGATCTCATGCCCTTTCCGGAGCGGATAGCAGCTGGTTGGATTACAGTGCCAAAGGGATGTTGTTGCGCCGGGATGAAGCAGAAAAAAGCATCCTGTTATCCTGGCCCAAAGTGGCAAAACGCATTGATGAACTAATGACCCAGGGGCGCTATGTGATCGATGAAGCGAAACGGATTGATGACCCTGAATTTAAACCAGAAAAGCCAGCAATTTCGATGGTAGATATTCATGAGCTACTAATAAACGTGACCCCGGACGACTACACCCGGCCGGTGTTTTATGATTTATTATCTGAAACTAAAAATAATAATGAATTTGGCGAAGTGATTAAAAACACCTATTTGTTTAGTGAAGTCGCAGTGCTTGGAAAATTTGGTGATACCTATTGGCAACATCTTGATCAAAAAGGTATTCTTTTTGAAAAGACTGCCGATCCGTCGGTCAATCGTTTTATGTCATGGTCGGATATTGCCGTGGAAGTTCGAGAACTCATTGAAACGAATCGATACGTTGTGCCGGGAGCATATCAGGAAATGGACCCGGAACCCTTTGTTGAGAGCTATGGAGAAACCCGATCATTGATAACATATGATCGGGATAGTGAAGATCCTGAAGCGTCGGAAGTGATCAATGAATCTGCAACGGATCAGGATGAAAGCGATCATAGCGACCAGAAAAAAACGGATATTAAACTACCTAAACCAGAAAATTATAAAATAATTGCTGATGTTTTGGGAGAAGGCTCACCACGACAAAAGTTCAAGGCCAATGTATTGGCGATTCAAACCCTGCAAGTGATTGAAAAAGAAAAGCGGATGGCCACGCCGGGAGAACAAACGATTTTATCCCGATATGTGGGCTGGGGCGGACTGCCACAGGCATTTGATTCGGATAACATCCATTGGAAACCGGAAGTTCAGGAGCTAAAAGAATTGTTATCCGAGGATGAATACAGTTCGGCTAAGGGATCGACCTTAAATGCCCATTATACAGCGCCGGTTATTATCAAAGCCATGTATGGTGCCCTGGATCAGATGGGTTATACTAAAGGGAATATTTTAGAACCGGGGATGGGCGTGGGCCATTTCTTTGGCTTATTGCCAGACGCCATGAAGGATTCGAAGCTTTATGGCGTGGAGCTGGATAATATTACCGGTCGGATCGCCAAAGCCCTTTATCCGGAAGCGGATATCTCCGTGTGCGGGTTTGAGAAAACGCAGTTCTCCAACAACTTTTTTGATGTGGCCATCGGCAATGTCCCCTTTGGCGATTATCAGGTTTATGATAAAGCTTATGACAAACACAGTTTTCTGATTCATGATTATTTCTTTTCCAAGTCGCTGGACAAAGTACGGGATGGGGGTGTGGTCGCTTTTATCACCAGTAAAGGTACCCTGGATAAAAAGTCGCCCATGGTTAGGCAGTATCTGGCGGAACGGGCCGAATTAATTGGTGCTGTTCGGCTGCCGAATAATGCTTTTAAAGCGAATGCCGGTACTGAAGTGACCTCGGATATCATCTTCTTGAAAAAACGGGATCGGATGGTCTTGGCAGCAGATGAACCCTGGGTACATCTGGGCATGGATGAAAATGGAATTCCAATGAATCAGTATTTTATTGATCATCCGGAAATGATCCTGGGCGAGATGCAAATGGTATCTGGACGCTTCGGTGAGGAATCGGCCTGTCTGCCAATCCCTGGGAATGACCTATCACTTGCTCTTAAAAAAGCCCTGGGCAATCTGGACTATCAATTTCCTCAGGCGGAAATTGAAGCTGAAAATCTTATAGAAGATGACCGAAGCAGTATACCCGCTGATCCGGATGTGGCCAATTACTGTTATACCCTGGTGGATGATGAACTTTATTACCGGGAAAACTCCCAGATGAAACGGATGGATAAACCGGTTGCTACCACAAGCCGGATTGTGGGGCTGATTGGCCTTAGGGACTGCACCCGGGAACTGATTGCCTTGCAGATGGAAAACGGCAGTAATGGGGAGATTGAAAAGAAACAGGAAGAACTACATACCTTATATGATGCCTTTACCAAGAAACACGATCTGATTAACGCCACTGGCAATCGTCGGGCCTTTGATGAGGATGGATCGTACTGGTTGTTGTGTGCGCTGGAAGTTTTAAATGAAGATGGCAGCTTTAAAGAAAAATCCGATATTTTTTACAAACGGACGATCCGAACCAATGAAGTGGCAACAGCCGTGGATACTTCCAATGAAGCCCTATTGGTATCCATCAGTGAGAAAGCTAAAGTCGATCTGGACTATATGAGCAGCTTAACCGGAAAACCCCGCGATGTGATTATTGCAGATCTGGAGGGGTTGATCTTCCGGGATTTTGGCAACCTCGATCCGGAGCAAGAATTCCAGAACATTTTCGATCATCCGAAAGTTCCCTTTGTGACGGCGGATGAATACCTGTCCGGAAACGTCCGCAAAAAACTGGATCATATCCGACAATTGAGTGAAAGATTGCCCCAAAATCAGGCCGATAAACTTTTGCCAAATCTCAATGCGTTAGAAGCAGCTCAACCCCGGGATCTGGAAGCATCGGAAATCGAAGTGCGATTAGGGGCGACCTGGATCGAACCGGACTACATTCAGGATTTCATGGTTGATACCTTTAAGCCAGCAACTTTTCTGGTCAATAGTGAATCGATTAAGATTCATTATTCGCCATATACCGGGGTTTGGAATGTCCAGGGGAAGAATGCCGATACCGATGATAATGTCCTGGCAAATGTCACTTATGGCACCAAACGGGCCAATGCTTATCGCATTTTGGAGGATTCTCTAAATCTGAAGGATATCCGGATTTATGACACAACGCAAAATGCTGATGGGAATGATGTGCGGGTTCTTAATAAAAACGAAACCATTCTGGCCAGTCAGAAACAGGAGCTGATTAAAGAAGCTTTTCGGGAATGGATCTTTCAGGAGCCAAAACGCCGGGAGGTTTTAACACAGAAATATAATATCTTGTTTAACAGTATCCGTCCCCGGGAATATGAAGGCAGCCATGTGGTGCTGCATGGGATCTCGCCGGAGATCCGTTTGCGGGATTATCAGCTTAATGCCATTGCTCGAGGGCTATACGGTGGGAATACTCTGCTTGGCCACTGTGTTGGCGCTGGTAAGACCTTTGAGATGACCGCCATTGCCATGGAAAGCAAGTACCTGGGTTTATCCAACAAAGCCCTGTTCGTGGTTCCCAATCATTTAATCGGACAATGGGGAGCGGAGTTTCTGGCACTCTATCCCGGGGCCAATGTTTTAGTGGCCCGGAAAAAAGATTTTGAACCGGATAACCGGAAGAAGTTCTGTTCCCGGATCGCCACCGGTGATTATGATGCCGTTATTATTGGTCATAGCCAATTCCAAAAAATCCCCTTGTCTAAAGCGTTTCAGGAAAAAGCCCTGGACAACCAGATCGATGATGTACTCCTGGCCATTGATGATGCCAAAAGCAATAATGCGGAACAGTTTACTATCAAACAACTGGAAAAAACCCGAAAGTCATTGGAAGCTCATCTGAACCGACTCAATGATGACACTCGGAAAGATGGTATCATTACTTTTGAAGAATTGGGGGTAGACCGGCTGTTTGTGGATGAGGCGCAGAATTTTAAAAATTTGTTTTTGTATACCAAAATGCGAAACGTGGCCGGGATCGGACAAAGTGAAGCCCAAAAAGCCACCGATATGTTTAATAAATGTCAGTATCTGGATCAATTAACCCAGAATAAGGGGGTGGTCTTTGCCACCGGCACACCAATCTCAAACAGTATTACCGAACTATATACGATGATGCGTTATCTCCAGTACGACACCCTGATGGATATGAATTTAGGTCACTTCGATGCCTGGGCATCGACCTTTGCCGAAGCGATTACTGCCATTGAATTGTCCCCTGAAGGTACCGGTTATCGATCTAAAACCCGTCTAGCCCGGTTTTATAATCTACCGGAGCTAATGGCTGTCTTTAAGGAAGTGGCAGATATTCAAACTCCGGATATGTTAAAACTTCCGGTACCAAAGGCCATCTATGAAGATGTGGTGATTAAACCTTCCGATCATCAAAAGGAGATGCTCATGGAACTGGTCAACCGAGCCGATCGGGTTCGGAAAAACCTGGTGGAACCGTATGAAGACAACATGCTTAAAATCACCAATGACGGACACAAGTTGGCGCTGGATCAGCGACTGATTAACCCGCTGCTGCCCGACCCGGAGGAATCAAAGGTAAATAAGAGCGTCGAAAATATCGTCAAAGTCTGGCAGGATAGCATGGATCAGCGATCCGCTCAATTGGTATTCTGTGATTTATCGACGCCAAATAAAGATGGACGGTTTAATGTGTATCAGGAGATTAAAAACAAAGCGATTGAAAAAGGCATCCCCGAAGATGAGATTGCTTTTATTCACGATGCCGACACAGATGTGAAGAAAACGGCACTTTTTTCTAAGGTAAGAAGCGGATCTGTCCGAGTGCTGATTGGATCAACGCCTAAAATGGGAGCTGGAACCAACGTCCAGGATAAACTGATCGCCCTCCACCATCTGGATGTACCGTGGCGTCCCGCTGATATTGCTCAACAGGAGGGTCGCATCCTCAGACAGGGAAATGAAAATCCTGAAGTGAAAATTTTTCGCTATATTACCGAACAAACTTTTGATTCGTACAGCTGGGTGCGACATGAAGTCGCTTAA
- the ltrA gene encoding group II intron reverse transcriptase/maturase, with protein MNVKTCATSDVVKRWEDIDWNKATIYVKKLQIRIVKAQKEGKYNKVKSLQYLLSHSFYAKALAVKKVTDNKGKRTAGVDGEIWNTPESKFYAIMKMKSRGYKPQPLKRVYIPKKNGKKRPLSIPTMIDRAMQTLYKFTLEPIAETTADPNSYGFRVGRCTQDAIEQCFTSLNKGKSAKWVLEGDIKGCFDNISHEWILDNIPIDRNILKKWLKSGYIETGKLFPTETGSPQGSPISPVISNMVLDGLETVIKEKYHKKFINGAWYFPKVNFIRYADDFIVTGESYELLEKGVMPIIKEFLTERGLELSEEKTVITHITEGFDFLGCNIRMYGNKLLTTPAQKNYKAIIEKIRKIIKRNPSIKQEILIRILNPIIRGWVNYQKFNVSSKRFEDLDYDIWKALWNWCKRRHPKKGKKWIANKYFHVIGTRTWTFSVKTDGKIDNGEDFYLKLVYATNTDIRRFTKIKAETNPFDSEWQIYFEEREDLKMRNELRGRRIINNLWKMQKGICPYCSTKITADTDFRIHQQDSPLGKKKYLVHSECHRNLHDKTKDLELAL; from the coding sequence ATGAACGTTAAAACGTGTGCTACTTCTGACGTAGTAAAGCGATGGGAAGATATTGATTGGAACAAAGCGACTATCTATGTTAAAAAACTGCAAATCCGTATTGTGAAAGCTCAAAAGGAGGGCAAATACAATAAAGTTAAATCATTACAGTATTTGCTATCACATTCGTTTTATGCCAAAGCATTGGCTGTAAAAAAGGTTACAGACAATAAAGGCAAAAGAACCGCCGGTGTTGATGGAGAAATCTGGAATACACCGGAAAGTAAGTTTTACGCTATTATGAAAATGAAAAGTAGAGGTTACAAACCACAACCTTTAAAAAGAGTTTATATTCCTAAGAAAAATGGAAAGAAAAGACCACTCAGTATTCCAACAATGATAGATAGAGCAATGCAGACATTATATAAATTTACATTAGAACCAATTGCAGAAACTACCGCTGATCCTAATTCATATGGATTTAGAGTAGGAAGATGCACGCAGGACGCTATCGAACAATGTTTTACTTCTCTGAACAAGGGAAAGTCCGCTAAATGGGTATTGGAGGGTGACATCAAAGGCTGTTTTGACAATATTAGTCATGAATGGATTCTTGATAATATCCCAATAGACAGAAATATCCTAAAGAAATGGCTAAAAAGTGGATATATAGAAACAGGCAAACTTTTTCCAACAGAAACAGGGAGTCCTCAAGGATCACCTATTTCACCAGTAATCAGTAATATGGTCTTAGATGGACTGGAAACAGTGATTAAAGAAAAATACCATAAGAAATTTATTAATGGAGCATGGTATTTTCCTAAAGTAAACTTTATCCGTTATGCTGATGATTTTATAGTAACTGGCGAAAGTTATGAACTACTGGAAAAAGGAGTAATGCCAATCATCAAGGAATTTTTGACTGAAAGAGGATTAGAACTGTCAGAAGAAAAAACCGTGATCACTCATATAACAGAGGGGTTTGATTTCCTGGGATGTAATATCAGAATGTATGGAAATAAACTTTTGACAACACCTGCACAAAAGAACTATAAGGCAATCATTGAGAAAATCAGAAAGATAATAAAGCGAAACCCATCCATAAAACAGGAAATTCTAATAAGAATCCTTAATCCAATCATCAGAGGATGGGTAAACTATCAGAAATTCAATGTATCATCTAAACGATTTGAAGATCTCGATTATGACATTTGGAAAGCATTGTGGAACTGGTGTAAGAGAAGACATCCTAAAAAAGGGAAAAAATGGATTGCAAACAAATATTTTCATGTGATAGGTACTAGAACATGGACATTTTCAGTAAAAACAGACGGAAAAATAGACAATGGTGAGGACTTTTATCTAAAGCTAGTTTACGCTACAAACACTGATATAAGAAGATTCACCAAAATTAAAGCAGAAACTAATCCGTTTGATAGCGAATGGCAAATATACTTTGAAGAACGAGAAGATTTAAAAATGCGTAACGAATTAAGAGGACGAAGAATCATAAATAACTTATGGAAAATGCAAAAAGGTATTTGTCCTTATTGTTCGACGAAAATCACAGCGGATACAGATTTTAGAATTCATCAACAAGATTCTCCGCTGGGAAAAAAGAAATATCTCGTACATTCAGAATGCCACCGAAACTTACATGATAAAACGAAAGACTTAGAGCTGGCTCTTTAA
- the dinB gene encoding DNA polymerase IV, with protein MERTILHSDMNSFYAAVECLYNPKIRDKPVAVGGNPEKRHGIILAKNEKAKKAGVKTGEALWQAMGKCPGLVIVPPNYERYLRYSKLSRQIYNRYSDQVEPYGLDESWIDCTNSLKIHGSGEEIAKKISAEIKDELGVTVSIGVSWNKIFAKYGSDYKKPDAITVITRDNYKKIVWEQEAGDLLYVGRSTQKKLLKYGIYTIGQLAESNLDFLIQIFGKMGTVLWRFANGLDDSPVKSFDEHYNGNERLIKSIGNSITTPRDLINLKDVKIIIFMLTESVAMRLRETGCYCQTVAIHVRNKELHSFTRQMKLQKPSDLTNEIARAAIDLLVRNYDFNSDIRSMGVRVTDLVPDSTPIQLDLFGNEELRVRQARLDETVDGLKKRFGNLAVRRAITIDDPMGCLDAKKDHTIHPIGYF; from the coding sequence ATGGAACGTACTATTTTACATAGTGATATGAATTCGTTTTATGCGGCGGTTGAGTGTTTGTATAATCCGAAAATTAGAGATAAACCTGTGGCCGTTGGAGGCAATCCAGAAAAACGTCACGGGATCATCCTGGCTAAGAATGAAAAAGCCAAAAAAGCCGGTGTTAAAACCGGAGAAGCTTTATGGCAGGCGATGGGAAAATGTCCAGGGCTTGTCATCGTACCACCGAATTATGAACGATATCTCAGATATTCAAAGTTATCCAGGCAGATTTATAACCGGTACTCGGATCAGGTCGAGCCTTATGGCCTCGATGAGTCGTGGATCGATTGTACAAACAGTCTGAAGATCCATGGATCAGGGGAGGAAATTGCTAAAAAGATCAGTGCTGAAATTAAGGATGAGCTGGGAGTGACGGTATCAATCGGCGTATCCTGGAACAAGATATTTGCAAAGTATGGATCGGATTACAAAAAACCAGATGCAATCACAGTGATCACCCGAGATAATTATAAAAAAATCGTCTGGGAGCAGGAAGCTGGGGATCTGCTTTATGTGGGGCGATCTACTCAGAAAAAACTTTTAAAATACGGAATTTATACCATTGGTCAATTAGCAGAGAGCAATCTTGACTTTCTGATTCAAATATTTGGTAAGATGGGCACCGTTCTATGGCGGTTTGCAAACGGTCTGGACGATAGTCCGGTTAAAAGCTTTGATGAGCATTACAATGGCAATGAACGGCTGATTAAAAGCATTGGTAACAGTATTACCACTCCCAGGGATTTAATAAATCTGAAGGACGTCAAGATTATTATATTTATGCTTACCGAGAGTGTGGCCATGCGGTTAAGGGAAACCGGCTGTTATTGTCAAACAGTGGCCATTCATGTTCGAAATAAAGAGCTTCATAGCTTCACCAGGCAAATGAAGCTTCAGAAACCATCGGATCTGACCAATGAAATAGCCAGAGCAGCTATTGATCTGCTTGTTAGAAACTATGATTTCAACTCAGACATCCGCTCCATGGGCGTGAGGGTTACAGATTTGGTACCGGATTCAACACCCATTCAACTGGATTTATTTGGTAATGAGGAATTACGCGTAAGGCAAGCAAGACTAGATGAAACTGTTGATGGACTAAAGAAACGCTTCGGCAATTTGGCGGTGCGAAGGGCGATAACCATTGACGATCCGATGGGTTGCCTGGATGCGAAGAAGGATCATACTATTCATCCAATCGGATATTTTTAG